DNA from Bradyrhizobium diazoefficiens USDA 110:
GATGATCACGATCTCTTCGGCGCGGGCCAGGAACGGTGCGGCGTCGCGCATCGCGCGGGCGGCGAGCCGGCTGCCGTCCCAGCAGATGCCGATCCGGTTCGCCTTGAAGGCGCCACGGAAGGTGTAAGGCAGGAACAGCACGGGGCCGCCCGCGTGGAACAGAATCTCGCGCGGCAGGTCGTTGTCGAACGAGCCTTGCTCCGGATTCGGCTGAAGTACGATGCTGAGATCGTGCAGTCGCGCCATCTCGCCGAGCGAGCCGGCCGCGTCCGCCGGAATCGCGCCGATCGGGCGGCACGTGTAGGAAATGCCGGCGTTCGCCGCTTCGCTTCCGAACACCGCGAGCGCGGCCTCGGCCCGCTCAACTGCCCGCTCGCGTTCCAGTTCGAACACGGCCGCCACGGCGGCCCCGCCCTCCATGACATAAGCCGCGCTGGTTGCGACATAGCCGACCGCGACCGCGTCGAGATGGGCGTTGAAATGCGCCGCGAGCGAGATCGAGCCGTCGATCACGGGACGCATCGGGCGCTCGGTCGGGACGTGGACGAGAATATCTTTGTACATGGCGCGCCTCCGATGGACATCATTCGGTGCCCGCAGTCTTTCACCGCGCGAAGGGGCGGCGTTGAGCTGCATCAAATGTGCAGCCCCGATTTTTGGCCCGGCCGCTGACCGCACCAACTTTGCCAAGATTTAATCGCGCGGACGGGACACCGTAAGGTCGCGGCGGCCATGTTGCGTGCAAGGCGACACCTGACCCAACATGGACATTTCGACATGAATGACCGCGTCAATTCCGACATCACCACGTCCCGCAGGATCTTGAAGCCGCGCCGGCTCGCGCTGCTCGGCACCGTGGCCGCGCTTGGCGTGGCTGTGCTGGCGGCATCTCCCGGCTCTTCGCCGCTCGGCGTGACCTCCTTCATCGCGCCGGCCCAGGCCGCGGAAAGCGCTGCGACTCCGCCGGGCTTCGGCGACCTCGTCGCCAGGGTCAAACCTGCCGTCATCTCGGTGCGGGTCAGGATCGACCAGGACAACGACAAGAGCGCGATGCTGCAACAGAACCGGATGGATTCCGACGAGGACGCGCCGTTCGACCAGTTCTCGCGGCAGTTCGGCTTCCGCCTTCCGGGTGGCATGAACGGCATGCCGCGCCAGCGTCACCAGATGGTCACGGGCGAAGGCTCCGGCTTCTTCATCTCAGCCGACGGCTATGCCGTGACCAACAACCACGTCGTCGACCACGCCGAGTCCGTGCAGGTCACCATGGACGACGGGACGAGCTACACCGCGAAGGTGGTCGGCACCGATCCGAAGACCGATCTCGCGCTGATCAAGGTCGATGGCAAGAAGGACTTTCCCTTCGTCAAGTTCTCCGACCAGAAGCCGCGGATCGGCGACTGGGTGGTCGCGGTCGGCAATCCCTTCGGCCTCGGCGGCACCGTGACCGCCGGCATCGTCTCGGCGAGCGGCCGCGACATCGGCAACGGCCCCTATGACGACTTCATCCAGATCGACGCGCCCATCAACAAGGGCAATTCCGGCGGCCCGGCCTTCGACATGAGCGGCAACGTGATAGGCGTGAACACTGCGATCTTCTCGCCGTCGGGCGGTTCGGTCGGCATCGGCTTCGACATTCCGGCCACGACCGCAAAGCTCGTCGTCGCGCAGTTGAAGGACAAGGGTGCGGTCACCCGCGGCTGGCTCGGCGTGCAGGTGCAGCCGGTGACATCAGAGATCGCCGACAGCCTCGGCCTGAAGGAGGCGCGCGGCGCGATCGTCGACAATCCGCAGGACAATAGCCCGGCGGCAAAGGCCGGCATCGAGGCGGGCGACGTCATCACCGCCGTCAACGGCACCGCGATCAAGGACTCCCGCGATCTCGCCCGCACCGTCGCCACGCTGGCGCCGGGCACGTCCGTGAAGCTCGACGTCTTCCACAAGGGCGCGAGCAAGACGGTGACCCTCGCGCTCGGCGAGCTGCCGAACGAGCGGCAGGCTCAAGGCAAGGCCGACGAGGGCAAGGCGCAGCCGGGCAACGGCACGCCGCGCCTCGGGCTCAGCTTGGCGCCGGCCGGCGACGTGCAGGGCGCCGGCCAGAAGGGCGTCGTCGTCACCGAGGTCGATCCGCAAGGGCCGGCGGCGCAGCGCGGCATCCAGACCGGCGACGTCATCCTCAATGTCGGCGGCAAGCCCGTCGCCAATGTCGGCGACGTCCGCGCCGAGCTGGCGCAGGCGAAATCGTCCGGCAAGAACAGCGTGCTGTTGCAGATCAGAAGCGCGGACGCGACCCGGTTCGTCGCGGTGCCGCTCGCGTAAGTCGAGCTCCACCAGCGCAAATCCAAAAGGGCGGCCTTCGGGCCGCCTTTTCTCGTTTGCATCCGGGATACCAACAGCCCGCCGATAACATTCTCGTTAACGGCAGCATTGGTGACGGGTTCGTCCGAAAAAGCCGCGTTCGCTCGTCAGAGTTCGAAATCGCGTGTCGCCTTGGCGGCAATGAAGACGCCAAGGCGAGCTGCTAGAGTGGAACTTCGGACGTCCGGCCGTTTTGTGGAACCGGCCGGCGGTTCGTATTTGATCGGTGCCGACATGGATCGATTGAAGCTCTCGCTGAGATGTGCGCTGCTCGTGGCGCCGCTCGTACTGTCGGCTGGAAGCGCCCTGGGGCGTGATGACGGCCGCTACGCCGATTCGCCGCTCAAGCCCTGGTTCGACAGTCTGCGCAGCCATCTCGGCCCGTGCTGCTCGGATGCCGACGGATTTGCCGTCTCCGATCCCGATTGGGAATCGCATGACGGGCACTATCGCGTCCGCCTCGATGGGCAGTGGGTCGATGTGCCCGATGAAGCCGTCATCACCGAGCCGAACCGCGCCGGTCGCACCATGGTGTGGCCGGTGAAGACCGCGTTTGGCATCTCGATCCGCTGCTTCATGCCGGGCAGCATGATCTAGCGCCGATTGCCACTACCGCTTGGCGGATTTGCGCTTGGACTTTTTCTTGGCTGCTCTCTTGGCCGTCTTCTTCTTGGCAGTTTTCTTCGAGGCCTTTTTCGGGACCTTCTTGCCTTTCTTGCGCGCCTTCGACAGGCCGATTGCGATCGCCTGCTTGCGGCTCTTCACGCGTCCGCCGCGACCACCGCGGCCGCTCTTGGCCGTGCCCTTCTTGTAGCGCCGCATTTCGCTTTCGACATCGCTCCCGGCGCTGCGCGAGTAACGGCGCTTCTTTGCCTTGCGTGCCATTCAGATTCTCCCTTGGCCGGGAGAAAACCATTCGACACAGGCATGGTTCCGAAGGCGCGCCCGCAACGTCCGGATGCGCGACGCAGCCTGGCTAGAAGGAATTCGCCAGTTCGATCTCCGCCTCGAGCACCTGGATGCGGCGCGCAGCTTCAGTGAAGGACAGACCCCGATCATATTGCGTGGGCTGATAGGCCTCCTCGCTGAGCCGCTTCAACCTCAGGCCTTGTGCCCGCGTCATCTGCTCCGCGAGGAAAACCCTGGCGTCGTATTTACCTTGAACCTGCATCTGGCCTCTCCGTTCTGAAATCGTGACTTGACTATATGTTCTTATTTTGTTCTAACAAGCCATGGACAACAGAATTAATGAAATTCGACGTAAGATCAGTGCCTTGAGGCTGGAAATGGCCGATGTCGAGGCGTCCGTGCGCGAGCTCGTCGACCGCGATCGCGACTGCACAGAAAAGGCCCTGGCGCAGATGGATCTGCGCCGGAAAATCAATCTGCTGATCGGCGAATGGAAGGCGGCTGGCGGTGGTGATGTCCTGCCGGATGTTCGCGATCGTGTACGTCTTCGTTCCCTCAAGAAAGCCGCTGATCCCGCGCGCGCAATCGTGCGTCGCTGAGACATTTGGGAGCATGCCGTGGAGGAAGACCCGGACACGTACCGGATCTTGAGACTGCGCGCCGAGATCCTGGAGCTGGGGTCCGCGATCCGGCAATTGCAGCGTGAGGGTCTCGACGACGCTGCGGCCCAGCTTCTGATCGCGCGCAAGCGGGCGCGGCTCGACCATCTCGTGAAGACAAACTCCGCAGGCGGCCCGAACATCGCCGACATCCGGCGCAGCTAAAGGCGTGCGCCGACGATGTGGCGTGAGAAGGATTGTATCGAACAGCAAAGCAAGAAGGCCCCGCGATCACGGGGCCTTCGATGAACGGCGGCGAGTCTACTTGGTGTTGCCAGTACCCTTGTTCGTCATGGTGCCGCCCTGATCGGAGCCGGGACCGGAGCCGCCCTGACCGGAAGGATCGGCGCCCTTGGATTTCGTGTTGGCGCCCGTCGTCTGCGAGGACGACGTCGAGGACTCATGTTTCGCCTTGTGCGACTTCGCCTGTGCGGCGAACGGGGCGGCGGCGAGGCCGGTTGCCAACATCACGGCGAGGGCGAGCTTGGTCGTCTTCATGCGCAGGAACTCCCTGAGTTAAAATGACGCAGGCAGCCAACTGCCATTCGCCGCAGGAGTTCCCGGCAAAGCAGCCTCGCGGGTTTCACGCGCGCTTCAAAATTCCTTGTCCTCGGCGATGATGAACACGATGCCCGTGAGCATCGCGCCGATCGCGAACGTCGTCACCAGCGTGACGACGAAAACGGCCGCGGCTGAATCTCCGCCATGGTTCAGCAAATTTGCCACCGCCGGGTTGGACAGAATGAGCACGAGACCGAAGGCGAGGCCGATCGCCGCGCCCATCATCGCGTGCGTCAAGAGCGTGATGATGCCGGAAGGAGAGATCAGCCTTGGCGACTTTTTCGGCGACTTTTTCGCGCCCATGGAACCGCCCTCGATCTTGCATGCAACGCAGCCGGCGATTGCGGGTTCCATCGGCATGAACGATTTGTCACGTCGGGCTTCATCCGACGTTCATGCCCACCTTGCGACCATGGAGCCCGTCAACACGGGAACATTCGATATGGGTAAGGTTGTCTTTCTCTATCGCTCGCTGGCCTATCGAAACGCGGCCGCCGACATGCTGCGCAAGGCGCGCAAGCTGCCGCGCGGTGCCGAGCGAAGCGCGGCCCGCCGCTATGCGATGGCGTTACGCGATCTCGCGCAAACGGAAGCTTGGCTCGAAGGGCGCATCGCCCATGAACCTCGGCCGGTGCGGCGCATGAAGGTCGCCGCGTCGGGTTAACCCGACGCGCGCTGGAGCGCGAGGGAGGTGGTGCCCTCGAACTTGCCGTGCGCGGCGCCGGTTGGGGTCTTCCGGGTCAACGGCACTTCCAGGCGGCACAACAGGCCCTCGGCGCGCCAATCGAATTGCGCCTTTCCGCCGAGCTGGGACTCGACGCTCGCAAGCAGGCTCCGCGTGCCGAAGCCGCGAGATTTCGGCGTCCTCACCAGCGGACCGCCGGATTCCTCCCAGATCAGTGTGAGGTGATCCTCCTCGACCTGCCAGCCGATCATGAGCCGGCCCGACCGCGTCGAGAGCGCGCCATACTTGGCCGAGTTGGTGAAAAGCTCGTGCAGCGCGAGCGCCAGCGTCTGGGCGGTTGCCGGCAGCAACTGAACCTCGGGCCCCGCCAGCTTGATCTGGCCACCGAGCGAGTAGGGCGCGAGCTCCTCGTCGATCAGCTTCGAGAGTTCGGCGCCCTGCCAGCTCGACAGCGACAGGATCGTATGCACGCGCGCCAGCGCGTTGATGCGTCCCTCGACGGCGTTGACGTAGGCCTTGACCTCGTCGGCACGGGTGAGACGCACGATCGATTGCGCCAGCGCCAGCGCATTCTTGGCGCGATGATCGACTTCCCGCGCCAGCAGATTCTGCCGCTCCTCGGCCCGCTTGCGCTCGGTGATGTCCACGGTGACACCGCTCACGCGCACCACGCGGCCGCTATTGTCGGCGGTGGCGGCAGCCGTGCCGACACACCAGCGCACATCGCCGTCGGGCCGCACAATGCGGAATTCCGTCTCATAGGCGCGTGTGCCCTTGCTGAATTCGGCGATCGCCTTGCGCAATTGGTCGACGTCATCGGGATGCAACAGTGCCTGAACGTTGGCCGGATTGACCTCGAAGCTCTCCGGGCTCACGCCAAAGATGCGATACTGCCCCTCGTCCCACATCCAGTCGCCGCTGACCCAGTCCCAGTCCCATGATCCCATCTTGCCGGCGGCGATCGCCATGCTGCGACGCTCTTCGCTCTCGCGCAGCTTCGCCGTGGAGTTCTCCAATTCCGCGGTGCGTGCACGGACACGGTCTTCGAGATCGTGGTTCAGCCGTTCGAGCTCGCGGGTCTTCCGGTACAGCTCGGCAAACACCTTGACTTTGGCGCGCAGCACCTCCGGCACGACCGGCACCGGAACATAGTCGACCGCACCCATCTCATAGCCGCGCAACCGGTCGATGTCGCTCACCTGAATGGCCGAGATGAAGATCATCGCCGTCTTCTGGAAGCGCGGATGCTCCCGGATCATCGCCGCGAGCTCGAAGCCGTCGAGCTCGGGCATGCAGACGTCGACCAGGATCACCGCGATCTCGGTCTTGAGCAGAACCTCCAGCGCTTCGCGGCCGGACGAGGCGATCACGAGGTTCTCGCCGAGTTCCTTCAAGATCACCTCATAGGCGAGCAGCTTGGCCGGCTGGTCGTCGACGAGGAGGATGTTGACCTTTTCGTGGTCCATTCGCGCATCCAGCTCAGCGGTGCAGCCACATGCGGATCGCAAGCAGCAATTGATCGGTGTTGACGGGCTTGGCGAGGTAGTCGGACGCGCCGGCCTCCAGGCATTTCTCGCGGTCGCCCTTCATCGCCTTGGCGGTCAGCGCGATGATCGGCAGGCGCAAGAAGGCCGGGTTCTCGCGGATCACGCCGATGGTCTGATATCCATCCATCTGAGGCATCATGATGTCCATCAGGACGATGGCGATTTCCGGGTTGGACTCGACCAGCGTCACCGCCTCGCGGCCGGTGGTCGCCGTCAGCACCTTCATGCCGCGCCGTTCCAGCACGCTCGACAACGCGAAGATGTTGCGGGCGTCGTCGTCGACGAGCAGCGCGGTCTTGCCGATCAGGTCCTCGTCGGAACTGTTCAGCTTCTCCAGCATGCGCTGCTTCTCGACCGGCAGTTCCGTGATCACGCGATGCAGGAACAACGCGGTCTCGTCGAGCAGGCGCTCCGGCGATTCCACGCCCTTGACCACGATGCTGCGCGCCATGGTGTGGAGCTCGGCATCTTCCTCCGCCGAGAGCTCGCGGCCGGTGAACACCACGACCGGAATGTTCGAAAGTGCTTCGTCGTGACGGATCTGGTCCAGCACCTCGAAGCCGCTCATGTCCGGCAATCTCAAGTCCAGCACCACGCAATCGCAGGGCGCCTCGCGCAGCGTCGAGAGTGCGCCGGCGCCGGTGTCGGTCGTCACGATCTCGATATCGTCGTGATGCAGGAGCTCGCGGATCGAGAGCTGTTCGGCCTCGTTGTCCTCGACGATCAAGAGCCGCTTGCGGCGCGGCCGCGCATATTCCTTGATCTGCGTTAGCGCGGCCGAAACCCCTTCGGTCGTCGTCGGCTTGTTGACGAAGGAGAGGGCGCCGCGCGCCAGCGCATGCTGGCGGTCCTCGTCGAGCGTGATGATCTGCACGGGGATGTGGCGCGTCAGCGGATTGTGCTTGAGCTGGCTCAGCACGGTCCAGCCGAGCATGTCCGGCAGGAACACGTCGAGCGAGACCGCTCTCGGCTGGTATTGCTTGGCAAGTTCCAGCGCCTCGGCACCGCGGGCCGCCACCAGCACCTTGAAGCCCTTGTCGCGTGCGAGATCGACCAGCACGCGTGCGTAATGCGGGTCATCCTCGACGATCAGGAGGATGCTGTCGCCGGGTTCGAGGTTGAGGCGGTCGTCGGGAAGCTGCTCGATGACGCGCTGCTCGGGCGCCGTCGGTTGCAGCGCCGGCGGCTGGCTGTATTGCTGTGGCGTGGCGCGCGGCGCAAGTGTCGGGCCGGAATATTTCAACGGCAGATAAAGGGTGAAGGACGAACCCTTGCCCGGTGCGCTGCGCAGATGGATTTCGCCGCCGAGCAGGCTGGCGAGCTCGCGGCTGATGGCGAGGCCAAGGCCGGTGCCGCCGTATTTGCGGCTGGTGCCGGCGTCGGCCTGCTGGAAGGCCTCGAAGATCAGCTTCTGCTTCTCCAGGGGAATGCCGATGCCGGTATCCGACACCTCGAACGAGATCACGGCCGGCGCGGAGTTCAGCACCGGGTGATCCGTGCCCCACCCCCCGAGCGCACCGCCGACCTTCAGGCGCACTTCGCCTTCGGCGGTGAACTTGAAGGCGTTGGAAAGCAGGTTCTTCAGGACCTGTTGCAGGCGCTTGGAGTCGGTGACGATGCTGCGCGCGAGGTTCGGGTCGACGTCGATTTTGAATGACAGGTTGCGGTTTTCCGCCTCGTGCCGGAACGGCCGCCCGACGGTTTCGAGCAGGTTCGCGGTCAGGATTTCCTCGGCGTCCACCGTCACCGTGCCGGACTCGATCTTGGAGAGATCGAGAATGTCGCTGATGAGGTTGAGCAGGTCGGTGCCGGCGCCGTGGATGGTGCGGGCGAATTCGACCTGCTTGGCCGAGAGGTTGCCGTCCGGGTTGTCGGTGAGCTGCTGTCCGAGGATCAGGATCGAGTTCAGCGGCGTGCGCAGCTCGTGGCTCATATTGGCGAGGAATTCGGACTTGTACTTCGAGGTCAGCGCGAGCTCGGTCGCCTTCTCCTCGAGCGCGCGGCGGGCCTGCTCGATCTCCTGGTTCTTGCGCTCGACCTCGACGTTGCGCTCGGCGAGCTGCTGCGCCTTCTGCTCGAGCTGGTCGTTGGTCTGCTGCAATTCGCGCTGCTGGGTCTGAAGCTCGCCGGCCAGCTGCTGCGACTGCTTGAGCAGGCCTTCGGTCTGCATCGTCGCCTCGATCGAGTTGAGCACGATGCCGATGGAGTCGGTGAGCTGCTCCAGGAAGGTCATCTGCGAGGTCGTGAACGAGGTCAGCGAGGCGAGCTCGATCACGGCCTTGACCTGGCCCTCGAACAGCACCGGCAGCACCACGAGGTTCTTCGGGGCGACGCGGAACAGCGCCGAGTTGATCGGCACCACGTCGGAGGGAATATCCGCGACCACGCGCGGCCGCCTGTCGAGCGCGCATTGGCCGATCAGGCCGTCGCCGAACGGCAGTACGCGCTGGTAGGGGTAGATGCCGTCGCCGGCGTACGAGGCGAGCAGCAGGAGCTGTGGATTCTCCTCGTTCTCGACCTGGTAGATCACGCCGGTATGCGCGTTCACCAGCGGCGACAGCTCGGTCAGCAGCAGCCGGCCGACGGTGGCGAGGTCGCGCTGGCCCTGAAGCATGTTGGTGAATTTCGCGAGGTTGGTCTTCAGCCAGTCCTGCTCGGTGTTCACGTCCGTCGTGAGACGGAGGTTCGTGATCATCGTGTTGATGTTGTCTTTCAATTCCGCGACTTCGCCGCGGGCGTCGACCTGGATCGACCGCGTCAGGTCGCCCTTGGTCACGGCGGTCGCCACTTCCGCGATTGCGCGCACCTGCGAGGTGAGGTTGGCCGCCAGGAGGTTGACGTTGCCGGTGAGGTCCTTCCAGGTGCCGGCCGCACCGGGCACGTTGGCCTGGCCGCCGAGGCGGCCCTCGACGCCGACCTCGCGCGCCACCGACGTCACCTGGTCGGCGAAGGTCGCGAGCGTCTCGGTCATGTTGTTGATGGTGTCGGCGAGCGCCGCCACCTCGCCCCGCGATTTCATCGTCAGGTTCTGCTTGAGGTCGCCGTTGGCGACCGCGGTCACCACCTTGACGATGCCGCGCACCTGCTCGGTCAGGTTCGCGGCCATCAGATTGACGGTGTCGGTGAGGTCTTTCCAGGTGCCGGCAACGCCGGGCACCGCGGCCTGACCGCCGAGCTTGCCTTCGGTGCCGACCTCGCGCGCGACGCGGGTGACTTCACCGGCGAAGGCGTTGAGCTGGTCCACCATGGTGTTGATGGTGTTCTTCAGCTCGAGGATTTCCCCCTTCACGTCGACGGTGATCTTGCGCGACAGGTCGCCGCGGGCCACGGCCGTGGTCACTTCGGCGATGTTGCGGACCTGCGTGGTGAGGTTCGCAGCCAGGAGGTTGACGTTGTCGGTGAGGTCCTTCCAGGTGCCGCCGACGCCGGGCACGACGGCCTGACCGCCGAGCCGGCCCTCGGTGCCGACCTCGCGCGCCACGCGCGTCACTTCGGCGGCGAAGGAGCGGAGCTGCTCGACCATGGTGTTCAGGGTGTCCTTGAGCAGCAGGATCTCGCCGCGCACGTCCACCGTGATCTTCTTCGACAGGTCGCCGCCGGCGATCGCGGTCGCGACCTCGGCGATGTTGCGGACCTGGGCCGTCAGGTTCGAGGCCATGAAGTTGACGTTGTCGGTGAGGTCCTTCCAGGTGCCGGCGACGCCGGGCACCTCGGCCTGGCCGCCGAGCTTGCCTTCGGTGCCGACCTCGCGCGCGACGCGCGTCACTTCGCCGGCAAAGCCGTTGAGCTGGTCCACCATGGTGTTGATGGTGTTCTTCAGCTCGAGGATTTCGCCGCGCACGTCCACGGTGATCTTGCGCGAGAGGTCGCCGCGCGCCACGGCGGTGGTGACCTCGGCGATGTTGCGGACCTGGGCGGTGAGGTTGCCCGCCATCGAGTTCACGCTGTCGGTGAGATCCTTCCAGGTGCCGGCGACGCCGGGCACGTTGGCCTGGCCGCCGAGCCGGCCCTCGGTGCCGACCTCGCGCGCCACGCGCGTCACCTCGCCCGCGAAGCGGTTGAGCTGGTCGACCATCGTATTCAGCGTGTCCTTGAGCTGAAGGATCTCGCCGCGCACGTCCACCGTGATCTTGCGCGACAGGTCGCCGCCGGCGATCGCGGTTGCGACCTCGGCGATGTTGCGGACCTGGGCGGTGAGGTTACCGGCCATCGAGTTGACGCTGTCGGTGAGGTCCTTCCAGGTGCCGGCGACGCCGGGCACCTCGGCTTGGCCGCCGAGCTTGCCTTCGGTGCCGACCTCGCGCGCGACGCGCGTGACTTCGCCGGCGAAGGCGTTGAGCTGGTCGACCATTGTGTTGAGCGTTTCCTTCAGCTGAAGGATTTCGCCCGACACGTTCACGGTGATCTTCTTCGACAGGTCGCCCTTGGCCACGGCGGTGGCGACTTCGGCGATGTTGCGGACCTGCCCCGTCAGGT
Protein-coding regions in this window:
- a CDS encoding universal stress protein, with amino-acid sequence MYKDILVHVPTERPMRPVIDGSISLAAHFNAHLDAVAVGYVATSAAYVMEGGAAVAAVFELERERAVERAEAALAVFGSEAANAGISYTCRPIGAIPADAAGSLGEMARLHDLSIVLQPNPEQGSFDNDLPREILFHAGGPVLFLPYTFRGAFKANRIGICWDGSRLAARAMRDAAPFLARAEEIVIITINEADTVPGEVSAGNLARHLGRRGLSTRTVGLSATRSEIQPTILSLAADESLDLLVMGGYGHSRLQERVLGGVTRAMLEAMTVPTLMSH
- a CDS encoding Do family serine endopeptidase, which produces MNDRVNSDITTSRRILKPRRLALLGTVAALGVAVLAASPGSSPLGVTSFIAPAQAAESAATPPGFGDLVARVKPAVISVRVRIDQDNDKSAMLQQNRMDSDEDAPFDQFSRQFGFRLPGGMNGMPRQRHQMVTGEGSGFFISADGYAVTNNHVVDHAESVQVTMDDGTSYTAKVVGTDPKTDLALIKVDGKKDFPFVKFSDQKPRIGDWVVAVGNPFGLGGTVTAGIVSASGRDIGNGPYDDFIQIDAPINKGNSGGPAFDMSGNVIGVNTAIFSPSGGSVGIGFDIPATTAKLVVAQLKDKGAVTRGWLGVQVQPVTSEIADSLGLKEARGAIVDNPQDNSPAAKAGIEAGDVITAVNGTAIKDSRDLARTVATLAPGTSVKLDVFHKGASKTVTLALGELPNERQAQGKADEGKAQPGNGTPRLGLSLAPAGDVQGAGQKGVVVTEVDPQGPAAQRGIQTGDVILNVGGKPVANVGDVRAELAQAKSSGKNSVLLQIRSADATRFVAVPLA
- a CDS encoding DUF6496 domain-containing protein, producing the protein MARKAKKRRYSRSAGSDVESEMRRYKKGTAKSGRGGRGGRVKSRKQAIAIGLSKARKKGKKVPKKASKKTAKKKTAKRAAKKKSKRKSAKR
- a CDS encoding DUF3072 domain-containing protein is translated as MQVQGKYDARVFLAEQMTRAQGLRLKRLSEEAYQPTQYDRGLSFTEAARRIQVLEAEIELANSF
- a CDS encoding HWE histidine kinase domain-containing protein, with protein sequence MDHEKVNILLVDDQPAKLLAYEVILKELGENLVIASSGREALEVLLKTEIAVILVDVCMPELDGFELAAMIREHPRFQKTAMIFISAIQVSDIDRLRGYEMGAVDYVPVPVVPEVLRAKVKVFAELYRKTRELERLNHDLEDRVRARTAELENSTAKLRESEERRSMAIAAGKMGSWDWDWVSGDWMWDEGQYRIFGVSPESFEVNPANVQALLHPDDVDQLRKAIAEFSKGTRAYETEFRIVRPDGDVRWCVGTAAATADNSGRVVRVSGVTVDITERKRAEERQNLLAREVDHRAKNALALAQSIVRLTRADEVKAYVNAVEGRINALARVHTILSLSSWQGAELSKLIDEELAPYSLGGQIKLAGPEVQLLPATAQTLALALHELFTNSAKYGALSTRSGRLMIGWQVEEDHLTLIWEESGGPLVRTPKSRGFGTRSLLASVESQLGGKAQFDWRAEGLLCRLEVPLTRKTPTGAAHGKFEGTTSLALQRASG
- a CDS encoding HAMP domain-containing protein produces the protein MSDLDPGSASRSGRRVPKPKINGTSEPDSRPELLLALQAMRSGDFSVRMSGDYLGIDGKIADTFNEIIAANQRMAQQLELVGQVVGREGKTRQRVKFGLASGSWADMEGSVNTLIDDLLWPTREVTRAVAAVAQGDLLQTVKLDVDGRPLRGEFLQSANIVNTMIKQLGVFTSEVTRVAREVGTEGKLGGQAQVPEVTGVWKDLTESVNSMANNLTNQVRNIAEVTIAVANGDLSKKITVDVRGEILQLKEAINTMVDQLRSFASEVTRVAREVGTDGKLGGQAIVPGVAGTWKDLTDSVNAMCGNLTAQVRNIANVTTAVARGDLSRKITVDVRGEILELKDTINTMVDQLNSFASEVTRVAREVGTEGKLGGQAQVPGVAGTWKDLTDNVNFMASNLTAQVRNIADVATAIAGGDLSKKITVNVSGEILQLKETLNTMVDQLNAFAGEVTRVAREVGTEGRLGGQANVLGVAGTWKDLTESVNSMASNLTAQVRNIAEVTTAVAGGDLSKKITVDVRGEILELKDTINTMVDQLNAFAGEVTRVAREVGTEGKLGGQAQVRGVAGTWKDLTDSVNSMASNLTGQVRNIAEVATAVAKGDLSKKITVNVSGEILQLKETLNTMVDQLNAFAGEVTRVAREVGTEGKLGGQAEVPGVAGTWKDLTDSVNSMAGNLTAQVRNIAEVATAIAGGDLSRKITVDVRGEILQLKDTLNTMVDQLNRFAGEVTRVAREVGTEGRLGGQANVPGVAGTWKDLTDSVNSMAGNLTAQVRNIAEVTTAVARGDLSRKITVDVRGEILELKNTINTMVDQLNGFAGEVTRVAREVGTEGKLGGQAEVPGVAGTWKDLTDNVNFMASNLTAQVRNIAEVATAIAGGDLSKKITVDVRGEILLLKDTLNTMVEQLRSFAAEVTRVAREVGTEGRLGGQAVVPGVGGTWKDLTDNVNLLAANLTTQVRNIAEVTTAVARGDLSRKITVDVKGEILELKNTINTMVDQLNAFAGEVTRVAREVGTEGKLGGQAAVPGVAGTWKDLTDTVNLMAANLTEQVRGIVKVVTAVANGDLKQNLTMKSRGEVAALADTINNMTETLATFADQVTSVAREVGVEGRLGGQANVPGAAGTWKDLTGNVNLLAANLTSQVRAIAEVATAVTKGDLTRSIQVDARGEVAELKDNINTMITNLRLTTDVNTEQDWLKTNLAKFTNMLQGQRDLATVGRLLLTELSPLVNAHTGVIYQVENEENPQLLLLASYAGDGIYPYQRVLPFGDGLIGQCALDRRPRVVADIPSDVVPINSALFRVAPKNLVVLPVLFEGQVKAVIELASLTSFTTSQMTFLEQLTDSIGIVLNSIEATMQTEGLLKQSQQLAGELQTQQRELQQTNDQLEQKAQQLAERNVEVERKNQEIEQARRALEEKATELALTSKYKSEFLANMSHELRTPLNSILILGQQLTDNPDGNLSAKQVEFARTIHGAGTDLLNLISDILDLSKIESGTVTVDAEEILTANLLETVGRPFRHEAENRNLSFKIDVDPNLARSIVTDSKRLQQVLKNLLSNAFKFTAEGEVRLKVGGALGGWGTDHPVLNSAPAVISFEVSDTGIGIPLEKQKLIFEAFQQADAGTSRKYGGTGLGLAISRELASLLGGEIHLRSAPGKGSSFTLYLPLKYSGPTLAPRATPQQYSQPPALQPTAPEQRVIEQLPDDRLNLEPGDSILLIVEDDPHYARVLVDLARDKGFKVLVAARGAEALELAKQYQPRAVSLDVFLPDMLGWTVLSQLKHNPLTRHIPVQIITLDEDRQHALARGALSFVNKPTTTEGVSAALTQIKEYARPRRKRLLIVEDNEAEQLSIRELLHHDDIEIVTTDTGAGALSTLREAPCDCVVLDLRLPDMSGFEVLDQIRHDEALSNIPVVVFTGRELSAEEDAELHTMARSIVVKGVESPERLLDETALFLHRVITELPVEKQRMLEKLNSSDEDLIGKTALLVDDDARNIFALSSVLERRGMKVLTATTGREAVTLVESNPEIAIVLMDIMMPQMDGYQTIGVIRENPAFLRLPIIALTAKAMKGDREKCLEAGASDYLAKPVNTDQLLLAIRMWLHR